The Spirosoma foliorum genome has a window encoding:
- a CDS encoding outer membrane beta-barrel protein, with protein MNTLKHLLTTAMIAATTASFAQSTTVTITTDSTSSTSSTQITRTRSRHYARVTSDFGIYIGLNNFGSSLPANYELSPIGSRFVALSWQKRIPIAVNGSTKLRLITGPEVAWNNFMFVDRNMFVAQNGQVGVEAASVDLHRSKLVTTQLNLPVMLNLSLRSGFSWSLGAYAGMRLDSYTKVKPEGGAAVRNHNSYNLNPIRWGLTTELGFRGDAKLFFRYEPNSPFRSGQGPDTSVWAVGIKL; from the coding sequence ATGAACACGCTCAAACACCTCCTCACCACCGCTATGATTGCTGCCACAACGGCTTCGTTCGCACAATCAACTACCGTTACCATCACGACCGATTCGACATCATCGACCTCGTCGACTCAGATCACACGGACAAGAAGCCGGCACTACGCTCGTGTTACGTCTGACTTCGGTATTTACATTGGCTTGAATAACTTCGGCAGTTCGCTCCCTGCGAATTATGAACTTAGCCCAATTGGTTCGCGCTTTGTGGCACTCTCCTGGCAGAAACGTATTCCGATTGCCGTGAATGGTTCGACCAAACTTCGCCTGATTACAGGTCCCGAAGTAGCCTGGAACAACTTTATGTTTGTCGATCGAAACATGTTTGTTGCGCAGAATGGTCAGGTTGGTGTCGAGGCCGCTTCCGTTGATCTGCACCGGTCGAAACTGGTGACGACGCAGCTTAACTTACCGGTGATGCTTAATCTATCACTTCGGTCGGGCTTTAGCTGGAGTCTGGGTGCTTATGCAGGTATGCGATTAGACAGCTACACGAAAGTGAAACCTGAAGGCGGAGCAGCTGTGCGAAATCACAACTCCTACAACCTGAATCCGATTCGCTGGGGCCTGACAACCGAACTCGGCTTCCGGGGTGATGCCAAGCTGTTCTTCCGCTACGAACCCAACAGTCCTTTCCGGTCAGGCCAAGGCCCCGATACCAGCGTATGGGCTGTGGGGATTAAACTGTAA
- a CDS encoding PAS domain-containing sensor histidine kinase, with translation MNTDVVTTGELFELLTKATRDAVWNWNLETNTIWWNEGYTTLFGYNTQEVAEDALEAWVDHIHPQDKDRVLFSIHQVLDAGGTNWSDEYQFQRADGRYATVLDRGYILYREGKPLRMVGAIQDITDRVALQKAHEESEERLRFALQSARLGTWELDPVRGVVNWDSRCQELCGLTNADSQSYAQTVDYIHPDDRSRVEEAVRWALNPLSGGHYETSFRTIGVNDRRLRWVRFIGKTHFSETGEASRFSGVAEDITEEVLAKEQAALSEQQARIALEGSGSGSFFIKTGSEIDGDNNILYSPSFSRILTGQESPNLSWKVFVEHLHTDDRKIRNQAHSLAVLTGNINYEARFVWVDKTIHWVKIVGQYLFDASGKPVSVTGIALDVSEQKERERALREAEERFSIAFSNTSMAMGFTDQKANFTLVNDAYTQLLGYSVSELYTLNNFDITHPDDRAYNRQLFEEVVAGNRPFFNLIKRYIHKDGSIRWVQLNVTSVTDAQDEEHSMIIIAQDISEQVEANSKIRASEERFRNMIIQAPVAISILNSRRLIVETANTSMLEIWGKDASIMGTPLIQALPELEGQGFIELLEGVYDSGVSHYGVETRARLYRRGDLEDAYFNFVYAPVRDDQGKISSVMVIATEVTTQMKAKVALQESEQRFRTLLEAIAQMTWTNTPEGEVNFYNQRWYDYTGLDFDQIKAWGWQSLVHPADLPRTLDMYKKALADGTTFVVENRYRRGTDGMYRWHLNRALPIRDELGEIVLWVGTATDIHEQKLLATQLEQQVQVRTEQLVASNQDLRRSNENLEKFAYIASHDLQEPLRKVQSFGDLLKNQYAVELGEGLDYLERMQSAASRMSLLIKDLLTFSRISTRQESTTSVSLNQVIEEVIDDLEVAILQVDAQIQVDLLPVISGDESQLWQLFQNLLSNALKFQQPGIAPVIRVQVEQILAGSIPALVQPSRQAMAYHQINVSDNGIGFDEKYVDRIFQVFQRLHTRNEYAGTGIGLAICEKVVANHGGAITAYSKPGKGATFTIYFPIA, from the coding sequence TTGAATACAGATGTAGTAACAACGGGCGAGCTATTTGAACTGTTAACAAAGGCTACAAGAGATGCCGTCTGGAATTGGAATCTGGAAACCAATACGATTTGGTGGAATGAAGGGTATACAACCCTGTTTGGCTACAACACACAAGAGGTTGCCGAAGATGCCCTGGAAGCCTGGGTCGATCATATTCACCCCCAGGATAAAGATCGCGTTTTATTTAGTATTCATCAGGTTCTTGATGCGGGTGGCACGAACTGGTCGGACGAGTATCAATTTCAGCGGGCCGATGGTCGTTATGCAACGGTTTTAGATCGGGGCTATATTTTGTATCGGGAAGGCAAACCACTGCGAATGGTGGGCGCTATACAGGATATTACCGATCGCGTTGCCTTGCAAAAAGCCCACGAGGAGAGCGAAGAACGGTTGCGGTTTGCGCTGCAATCGGCCCGGCTAGGTACCTGGGAGCTAGACCCGGTGCGCGGTGTTGTTAACTGGGACAGTCGCTGTCAGGAGCTATGTGGACTGACAAATGCCGACAGCCAATCGTATGCACAAACAGTAGATTACATCCACCCTGATGATCGAAGCCGGGTTGAAGAGGCCGTCCGATGGGCGCTCAACCCGCTGTCGGGAGGTCATTATGAAACAAGTTTCCGAACCATCGGCGTTAATGATCGGCGCTTGCGATGGGTGCGGTTCATCGGCAAGACGCACTTCTCCGAAACAGGCGAAGCTTCCCGTTTTTCGGGGGTTGCGGAAGATATTACCGAAGAAGTACTCGCGAAAGAGCAAGCTGCTTTATCGGAGCAGCAGGCTCGAATAGCGTTGGAAGGATCGGGATCTGGGTCTTTTTTTATTAAAACCGGGAGCGAAATTGACGGAGATAATAATATCCTTTATTCGCCTTCATTTTCCCGGATTTTAACCGGCCAGGAGTCGCCCAATCTTAGCTGGAAGGTATTTGTCGAGCATTTACATACCGACGATCGGAAAATCAGAAATCAGGCACATAGCCTGGCCGTTCTGACGGGAAATATTAACTATGAAGCGCGTTTTGTTTGGGTTGATAAAACGATTCATTGGGTCAAAATAGTTGGCCAATACTTATTCGACGCCAGTGGAAAACCGGTTTCGGTTACGGGGATAGCCCTGGATGTTAGCGAACAGAAAGAGCGGGAGCGCGCCTTGCGAGAGGCCGAAGAACGTTTTTCCATCGCCTTCAGCAACACGTCGATGGCGATGGGTTTTACCGATCAGAAAGCCAATTTTACGTTAGTCAATGATGCCTATACGCAACTGCTGGGCTATTCGGTTTCAGAATTATATACACTGAATAACTTCGACATCACCCACCCGGACGATCGCGCCTATAACCGTCAGTTGTTTGAAGAAGTTGTAGCGGGGAATCGGCCTTTCTTCAATCTGATTAAGCGCTATATACACAAAGATGGATCCATCCGCTGGGTGCAATTGAATGTGACCAGCGTGACCGATGCGCAGGATGAGGAGCATAGCATGATTATCATTGCTCAGGATATTAGCGAACAAGTTGAAGCCAATAGTAAAATACGGGCGAGTGAAGAGCGGTTTCGGAACATGATTATTCAGGCTCCGGTGGCGATTAGTATCCTGAATAGTCGCAGGCTGATCGTTGAAACAGCCAACACATCGATGCTGGAAATATGGGGCAAAGACGCATCGATTATGGGAACGCCACTCATTCAGGCACTGCCAGAGCTGGAAGGGCAAGGATTTATTGAATTACTGGAGGGTGTATATGATTCGGGTGTTTCGCACTATGGGGTTGAGACACGTGCCCGTCTGTATCGTAGGGGAGATTTAGAAGATGCTTACTTTAACTTCGTTTATGCACCTGTGCGCGATGATCAAGGAAAGATCAGTAGCGTAATGGTGATCGCTACCGAGGTTACCACGCAAATGAAAGCGAAAGTGGCCCTGCAGGAAAGCGAACAACGTTTCCGAACGCTGCTGGAAGCCATAGCCCAAATGACCTGGACCAATACGCCAGAAGGTGAAGTCAACTTCTACAATCAACGATGGTACGATTATACGGGGTTGGATTTCGACCAGATCAAAGCATGGGGATGGCAGTCGCTGGTTCACCCGGCCGATTTGCCGCGTACACTTGATATGTATAAAAAGGCGCTTGCCGACGGAACCACTTTTGTTGTCGAAAACCGGTATCGGCGTGGAACTGACGGTATGTACCGATGGCATTTGAACCGGGCATTACCCATCCGAGATGAGTTGGGTGAGATTGTACTTTGGGTAGGTACAGCTACTGATATTCATGAACAGAAGTTGCTGGCTACCCAGTTGGAACAGCAGGTCCAGGTCCGAACAGAGCAGTTGGTGGCTTCAAACCAGGACCTTCGCCGGTCGAATGAAAACCTGGAAAAATTTGCCTACATCGCCAGTCACGATTTACAGGAGCCATTGCGAAAGGTTCAGTCATTTGGTGATCTGCTAAAAAATCAATATGCAGTTGAGTTAGGAGAGGGGCTTGATTATCTGGAACGGATGCAAAGTGCGGCCAGTCGGATGTCGTTGCTTATTAAAGACTTACTAACGTTTTCGCGTATATCCACACGTCAGGAATCTACCACGTCGGTGTCGCTGAATCAGGTAATCGAAGAGGTGATTGATGATCTGGAAGTTGCGATTCTGCAGGTAGATGCGCAAATACAGGTTGATTTATTACCCGTCATATCGGGAGATGAGTCGCAGCTATGGCAGTTGTTTCAGAATTTACTAAGCAATGCCCTGAAGTTTCAGCAACCCGGTATTGCCCCGGTTATTCGCGTACAGGTTGAACAAATTTTAGCCGGTAGCATACCGGCTCTGGTGCAGCCTTCCCGCCAGGCAATGGCTTACCATCAGATCAACGTCTCGGATAACGGAATCGGCTTCGACGAAAAATATGTAGACCGTATTTTCCAGGTTTTCCAACGACTGCACACCCGAAATGAGTACGCCGGTACAGGCATTGGTCTGGCCATTTGTGAGAAAGTAGTTGCCAATCATGGCGGAGCTATTACGGCTTACAGCAAGCCCGGTAAGGGTGCTACCTTCACCATTTACTTCCCTATCGCGTAA
- a CDS encoding VOC family protein: MIQFIRLDHVLICIPEGTTAQAREFYRDVLGLEEIPGEHPSGAIWFKIADIQIHLREEAGGNYSKRHPAFEVANLTEAKQSLISKGLAIEYSSEIDGRERCFFRDPFDNRIELIEFID; encoded by the coding sequence ATGATACAGTTCATACGACTCGACCATGTGTTGATTTGCATTCCGGAGGGAACAACGGCCCAGGCCCGCGAATTTTACCGTGATGTACTGGGGCTCGAAGAGATTCCGGGGGAGCATCCGAGCGGTGCCATCTGGTTCAAAATTGCTGATATTCAGATTCATCTTCGGGAAGAAGCTGGCGGCAATTATTCCAAACGGCATCCGGCCTTTGAAGTCGCTAATCTTACTGAAGCAAAGCAGAGTCTGATCAGCAAAGGTCTTGCTATCGAATATTCATCTGAGATCGATGGGCGAGAACGGTGCTTCTTCCGTGACCCATTCGATAATCGGATTGAATTGATTGAATTTATTGATTAG
- a CDS encoding aldo/keto reductase, protein MEYRQLGASGLHVPVLSFGTATFGGGNEFFKAWGSTQVDEATRLVNLCLEAGVNLFDTADVYSDGLSETILGKTVAGIRDKVLISTKATFTFGEGPNNQGSSRFHLLKQCESSLKRLKTDYIDIYHMHGFDGVTPIEETLRTLDDLVQSGKVRYIACSNFSGWHLMKSLAISEKYGWNRYVAHQVYYSLVNREYEWELMPLGIDQRVGGIIWSPLAAGRLGGKYRRNQPVPPDSRVAQGGSPVPAFAISDELFYTIIDVLDELAAETGKSVAQVALNWLLQRPTVSTIVIGARNEEQLKQNLDAVGWNLTTEQVKRLDAASDVPTIYPYWHQRQNLTLNPPPKFY, encoded by the coding sequence ATGGAATACAGACAATTAGGTGCATCGGGACTACACGTTCCTGTATTGAGTTTTGGTACGGCCACCTTTGGCGGAGGCAATGAATTCTTTAAAGCCTGGGGGAGCACGCAGGTCGATGAGGCTACTCGATTGGTCAATCTCTGTTTAGAGGCCGGTGTTAATTTGTTCGATACGGCCGACGTATATTCAGATGGTTTATCGGAAACCATTTTAGGGAAAACGGTGGCGGGTATTCGCGACAAGGTGCTCATCTCGACCAAAGCAACGTTCACATTTGGCGAAGGACCTAATAACCAGGGCTCATCGCGCTTTCACTTGTTGAAACAATGCGAAAGCAGCCTTAAACGTCTGAAAACAGATTATATCGACATCTACCACATGCATGGTTTCGATGGAGTAACGCCCATTGAAGAAACCCTTCGTACGCTGGACGATCTGGTTCAGAGTGGCAAAGTGCGCTACATTGCCTGTTCCAATTTTTCGGGCTGGCACCTGATGAAATCGCTGGCGATTTCGGAAAAGTATGGCTGGAATCGGTACGTAGCGCATCAGGTTTATTACTCCCTGGTGAATCGGGAGTACGAATGGGAATTGATGCCGTTGGGTATCGATCAGCGCGTAGGAGGGATCATCTGGAGTCCGTTGGCCGCTGGTCGGCTAGGGGGTAAATATCGCCGGAATCAGCCGGTTCCGCCCGATAGCCGGGTTGCGCAGGGCGGTAGTCCCGTTCCGGCATTTGCCATTTCCGATGAATTGTTTTATACCATCATCGATGTACTGGATGAGCTGGCTGCCGAAACGGGTAAATCAGTAGCCCAGGTGGCGCTCAACTGGCTCTTACAGCGACCAACGGTATCGACAATCGTAATTGGGGCTCGGAATGAAGAACAGTTGAAACAAAATCTTGACGCTGTTGGCTGGAACCTCACAACGGAACAGGTGAAAAGGTTAGATGCAGCTAGCGATGTGCCGACTATTTATCCCTATTGGCACCAACGCCAAAATCTGACGTTGAATCCCCCACCGAAATTTTATTAA